From Chromohalobacter canadensis, one genomic window encodes:
- a CDS encoding MotA/TolQ/ExbB proton channel family protein, which produces MPTLAEPIVWLVEAGGPVLVMIALVAMALFAMGLERGLYWQFVHSRRRRALVARWVARHDHASWSALTLREVWTSELIGQLRRPLPWLKLLVGLCPLLGLLGTVTGMIQVFDSLSLTDANQARAMADGVARATLPTLTGMAVAVVGLLFTTRLEHVIRREDQRLHDRMARAVEDANA; this is translated from the coding sequence ATGCCCACGCTCGCTGAGCCCATCGTCTGGCTGGTCGAGGCCGGTGGTCCGGTACTGGTGATGATTGCCCTGGTTGCCATGGCGCTTTTCGCCATGGGACTGGAGCGCGGCCTGTATTGGCAGTTCGTGCATAGCCGTCGTCGTCGGGCACTGGTGGCGCGCTGGGTTGCGCGCCACGACCACGCCAGTTGGAGCGCGTTGACGCTGCGCGAGGTCTGGACGTCGGAACTCATCGGCCAACTGCGTCGCCCCTTGCCGTGGCTCAAGCTGCTGGTGGGGTTGTGCCCGCTGCTGGGGTTGCTGGGGACGGTCACCGGGATGATCCAGGTCTTCGATAGCCTCTCCTTGACCGACGCCAACCAGGCACGGGCCATGGCCGATGGCGTGGCCCGCGCGACGTTACCGACATTGACCGGCATGGCAGTCGCCGTGGTGGGGCTCTTGTTTACCACCCGTCTTGAACACGTGATTCGGCGCGAGGATCAGCGGCTACATGACCGCATGGCACGTGCCGTGGAGGATGCCAATGCGTAG
- a CDS encoding MotA/TolQ/ExbB proton channel family protein, with protein MSTWKSLRSRVLALAPVLVLTMALPSIVPSALAQEGDSSPSLEQMLESLRTDSEAAESRDRERLSALVDDRTALRDAVEEAEAERDDARQRRDELEATQTRQREALDEVNQRRRDEAGDLDGVFDVAQGQIGELRDALGDGWLTVGTRTTLPERLDDDAIIDTQTLGNLGRTFAELTAETGRGVRFEAPIADAEGNVEQREAVRLGDFLAFSDGKLLTRDTGNQADEAGLRVVSHTPEDASDALQAFQHGEGERVVLDPTQGNVLDALAQQPSLWERFQQGGAVGYVIVVLGIAGLLVALAQYAYLLLVSLRLRRQLRTPETLRDDNPLGRVLGRFAALGHDHAPEALEARLDEALLAEKPRLERGQPLVKLMAAVAPLLGLLGTVTGMIVTFQSITVFGTGDPQLMAGGISQALVTTVLGLIVAVPLLFVHTALSSRSRELLGTLEGRASAVLAEHLEASHGHTRTQADAHAR; from the coding sequence ATGAGCACATGGAAGTCTCTGCGGTCTCGGGTGTTGGCGCTGGCTCCGGTGCTGGTGTTGACGATGGCGCTGCCCAGCATCGTGCCTTCAGCCTTGGCTCAGGAGGGCGATTCCTCCCCTTCGCTTGAGCAAATGCTAGAAAGTCTGCGTACGGATAGTGAGGCTGCCGAGTCGAGAGACCGGGAGCGCTTGAGCGCGCTGGTGGACGACCGCACTGCACTGCGCGACGCGGTGGAAGAAGCGGAAGCCGAACGCGATGACGCGCGTCAACGGCGCGACGAGCTGGAGGCAACGCAAACGCGCCAGCGTGAAGCGCTCGACGAGGTCAATCAGCGGCGCCGTGATGAAGCGGGCGACCTCGACGGCGTATTCGATGTGGCGCAAGGGCAAATCGGCGAACTGCGTGATGCGTTGGGCGATGGCTGGTTGACCGTGGGGACGCGGACGACGCTGCCGGAACGCCTCGACGACGACGCCATCATCGATACCCAGACACTGGGAAACCTGGGGCGGACGTTCGCTGAGCTGACCGCGGAAACCGGGCGCGGTGTGCGTTTCGAAGCGCCCATCGCCGATGCTGAAGGCAATGTCGAGCAGCGTGAGGCGGTGCGCCTGGGCGACTTTCTCGCCTTCAGCGATGGCAAGCTCCTGACGCGTGATACTGGCAACCAGGCAGACGAGGCCGGACTGCGTGTGGTGTCGCATACGCCTGAGGATGCCAGCGATGCACTGCAGGCCTTCCAGCATGGCGAAGGGGAGCGCGTGGTCCTTGATCCCACTCAGGGTAATGTACTCGATGCCCTGGCGCAGCAACCCTCGCTGTGGGAGCGTTTTCAGCAAGGCGGCGCGGTTGGCTATGTCATTGTCGTGCTGGGTATCGCGGGCTTGCTGGTCGCACTAGCGCAATACGCTTATTTGCTGTTGGTCAGCCTGCGTCTGCGTCGTCAGCTTCGCACTCCCGAGACCTTGCGCGACGATAACCCGCTGGGACGGGTGCTCGGTCGCTTCGCGGCGCTGGGTCACGATCACGCACCGGAAGCGTTGGAGGCACGCCTCGACGAAGCGCTGCTGGCAGAGAAGCCGCGTCTCGAGCGTGGCCAACCCCTGGTCAAACTCATGGCGGCCGTCGCGCCCTTGCTGGGACTGCTAGGGACGGTGACCGGGATGATCGTCACCTTCCAGTCGATCACCGTGTTCGGCACCGGTGATCCGCAACTCATGGCCGGCGGGATCAGCCAGGCGTTGGTGACCACCGTGCTGGGCCTGATCGTCGCCGTGCCGCTTCTATTCGTGCATACCGCCTTGAGTAGTCGCAGCCGCGAATTGCTCGGCACGCTCGAGGGACGGGCGAGTGCCGTGCTGGCCGAGCATCTCGAGGCCTCACACGGTCATACGAGGACGCAGGCCGATGCCCACGCTCGCTGA
- a CDS encoding DEAD/DEAH box helicase, which translates to MSESDKTPAPAQNRKPKRRRRKPRRSQSQWDVKQFQVTPVAGKWRFHDFDLPVPLMRAIHALGFEYCTPIQAEALTHTLLGGDVVGKAQTGTGKTAAFLISILAYFLEEKAPDGQKPGAPRALIIAPTRELALQIEKDAKALARFTSLNVASVVGGMDYQKQRDQLSRKIDVLVATPGRLLDFHEKRDVDLTQTEVLVLDEADRMLSMGFIPDVKRIIQHTPKAEERQTFLFSATFSPDILNLARQWTHDATHVEIEASLENAANIDQRVYLVGDSDKQRLLINLLNQESMERVIVFGNRRDLVRNLDSSLRDAGINVAMLSGDVPQKARIDTLDRFRNGEVDVLVATDVAGRGIHIDDVSHVVNYTLPEDPEDYVHRIGRTGRAGAEGVSISFVGEEDAFALPGIESYIDAKLPCQHPPEGLL; encoded by the coding sequence ATGAGTGAGTCGGATAAAACCCCAGCACCGGCCCAGAACCGCAAGCCCAAGCGTCGGCGTCGCAAGCCGCGCCGGTCGCAGTCCCAGTGGGACGTCAAACAGTTCCAGGTGACGCCGGTGGCGGGCAAGTGGCGTTTTCACGATTTCGATCTTCCCGTGCCGCTGATGCGTGCGATTCACGCCCTGGGATTCGAATACTGCACGCCGATCCAGGCGGAAGCCTTGACGCATACGCTGCTTGGCGGCGATGTGGTCGGCAAGGCGCAGACGGGTACCGGCAAGACCGCCGCTTTCCTGATCTCGATTCTGGCGTATTTCCTGGAAGAGAAGGCCCCCGACGGTCAGAAGCCCGGTGCGCCGCGTGCGTTGATCATTGCGCCGACGCGTGAACTGGCGCTGCAGATCGAGAAAGATGCCAAGGCACTGGCGCGCTTTACGTCGCTCAACGTGGCTAGCGTCGTCGGTGGCATGGACTATCAGAAGCAGCGCGATCAGTTGTCGCGCAAGATCGATGTGCTGGTCGCTACCCCGGGGCGCCTGCTCGACTTCCACGAGAAACGCGATGTCGACTTGACGCAAACCGAGGTGCTGGTCCTCGACGAAGCGGATCGCATGCTGTCGATGGGCTTCATCCCCGACGTCAAGCGCATCATCCAGCATACGCCCAAGGCCGAAGAGCGCCAGACCTTCCTGTTCTCGGCGACGTTCAGTCCGGACATTCTCAACTTGGCCCGCCAGTGGACGCATGACGCCACGCACGTCGAGATCGAGGCCAGCCTCGAGAATGCCGCCAACATCGACCAGCGTGTCTATCTGGTGGGGGACAGCGACAAGCAGCGCTTGCTGATCAACCTGCTCAACCAGGAGAGCATGGAACGCGTGATCGTGTTCGGTAACCGCCGTGATCTGGTGCGTAACCTCGACTCGTCCTTGCGTGACGCTGGTATCAATGTGGCGATGCTTTCCGGTGATGTGCCGCAAAAAGCGCGTATCGACACTCTCGACCGCTTCCGCAACGGCGAGGTGGATGTGCTGGTTGCCACTGACGTGGCAGGACGTGGCATTCATATCGATGATGTCAGCCATGTCGTGAACTATACCTTGCCGGAAGACCCCGAAGATTACGTCCACCGTATTGGCCGCACGGGCCGTGCCGGTGCCGAGGGTGTGTCGATCAGTTTTGTCGGCGAAGAAGATGCTTTTGCACTGCCGGGAATCGAATCCTACATCGACGCCAAGCTGCCCTGTCAGCATCCTCCCGAAGGGTTGCTCTGA
- a CDS encoding ExbD/TolR family protein, whose protein sequence is MRRRRLQDVNDDAQEINLTPMLDVVFIMLIFFIVTTSFIKESGVEIDRPESSSATARPEAQVMVAITAENAVWVDGQPVDAHRVGNEVASLVSDEGGVVIQADRQSTTGLLIEVMDAIRDAGVDNVAVAADRGADG, encoded by the coding sequence ATGCGTAGGCGTCGACTACAGGACGTCAATGACGACGCCCAGGAAATCAATCTCACGCCGATGCTGGACGTGGTCTTCATCATGTTGATTTTCTTCATCGTGACGACCAGTTTCATCAAGGAAAGTGGCGTGGAAATCGACCGTCCCGAGTCATCTTCCGCGACCGCGCGTCCCGAAGCGCAAGTCATGGTGGCGATCACCGCCGAGAACGCCGTGTGGGTCGATGGACAGCCGGTGGATGCGCATCGCGTGGGCAATGAAGTGGCCAGCCTGGTGAGCGACGAAGGCGGTGTCGTGATCCAGGCTGACCGCCAATCGACCACCGGGCTTCTCATTGAAGTCATGGATGCCATTCGTGATGCCGGCGTTGACAACGTCGCCGTGGCGGCGGATCGGGGCGCCGACGGATGA
- a CDS encoding tetratricopeptide repeat protein, whose protein sequence is MQWRQWGYVATLCLSLGMASTGVNAAGPALAPDMVQALESLQQRMQDNASESAIDDAKSAAERLQGGNRADRWARALFLQLAATGEARQGRDAEAADLFRQARRIDSVDADSRQRWLNQEARLRLRAGQTSQGAQLLERWLEDHPDDRDGLWLMVQAQATQKQWTQAAQWVDRARRAGDMDADRRRLAASVYQHAERYDAALALLDDQLQSESDDPQAWRRAAALAQRMQQPGLAAALWEAGWRRGALAGEDDLERLIRLHLAGGTPARAAEHLETAFEKGTLSRDSEHRRLLAEAWTSARAHQKALSAWRALAEDTQAAADWRQLGELAYGWGEWSTAIEALRQAREQGADPARTWLLEGVSQLESSDEEAAREAFEAARDAGASQAEAWLASLDEGDAGKAPDVDASPKAPTPQTPSDTP, encoded by the coding sequence ATGCAGTGGCGTCAGTGGGGATATGTAGCGACGCTGTGTCTGAGCCTGGGAATGGCTAGCACGGGCGTAAACGCCGCCGGGCCGGCCTTGGCGCCGGACATGGTGCAGGCGCTGGAGTCGCTGCAGCAGCGCATGCAGGATAACGCCAGCGAGAGCGCCATCGATGATGCCAAGTCGGCCGCTGAGCGCCTACAGGGCGGTAATCGGGCTGATCGCTGGGCGCGTGCCTTGTTTCTGCAACTGGCGGCGACTGGTGAGGCGCGCCAGGGCCGGGACGCCGAGGCGGCGGATCTTTTTCGCCAGGCGCGCCGTATCGACAGCGTCGATGCCGATTCGCGCCAGCGTTGGCTCAATCAAGAGGCCCGCTTGCGGCTGCGCGCGGGGCAGACCTCGCAGGGGGCTCAGCTGCTGGAAAGATGGCTCGAGGACCACCCGGATGATCGCGATGGCTTGTGGTTGATGGTGCAAGCCCAGGCGACGCAGAAACAGTGGACGCAAGCGGCGCAGTGGGTCGATCGCGCACGTCGTGCCGGCGATATGGATGCTGACAGACGTCGCTTGGCGGCGAGCGTTTATCAGCACGCCGAGCGTTATGACGCGGCACTGGCGTTGCTAGACGATCAGTTGCAAAGTGAGAGTGACGACCCTCAGGCATGGCGGCGTGCCGCGGCGTTGGCGCAGCGCATGCAGCAGCCCGGATTGGCAGCGGCGTTATGGGAGGCCGGCTGGCGGCGAGGCGCGCTGGCGGGCGAGGACGATCTCGAGCGTCTGATTCGGCTTCATCTGGCTGGCGGGACCCCGGCGCGTGCTGCCGAGCATCTGGAAACGGCATTCGAGAAGGGCACGCTGTCACGCGATAGCGAGCATCGACGTCTTCTCGCCGAGGCCTGGACGTCGGCGCGCGCGCATCAGAAGGCGTTGTCGGCATGGCGCGCGCTGGCCGAAGACACCCAGGCCGCCGCTGATTGGCGTCAGCTCGGCGAACTGGCCTACGGCTGGGGCGAGTGGTCGACGGCGATAGAAGCGCTTCGCCAAGCCCGTGAGCAGGGGGCTGACCCCGCGCGAACCTGGTTGCTGGAAGGGGTGTCGCAACTGGAGTCGTCGGATGAAGAGGCGGCGCGTGAGGCGTTCGAAGCGGCGCGTGATGCCGGTGCGTCACAGGCCGAAGCCTGGCTGGCATCGCTCGACGAAGGGGATGCCGGGAAGGCGCCCGATGTCGACGCATCACCGAAGGCGCCGACGCCCCAGACGCCCTCCGATACGCCGTGA
- a CDS encoding DUF3450 domain-containing protein, translating into MALLMGISAMASAQQASLRDASAQAQQEQAALQDKIDAADDETRELLTRLRDASREASRLERYNDELARRNQTQQALIEKRREAIDQLSVTREALPGQLRDMVSQLRTLIEADLPFLREERLARVESLDAMLDDSEMSAGDKLDRVLSAWRTELDYGREMDAWQGPLVGDDDRQVDYLRVGRIGLYYATPDGRAGGVWRADAEEWQSLEGDALDELRKGLRIARDQRAPALLDLPVSVAVETQSADDANSPADNEESS; encoded by the coding sequence ATGGCGTTATTGATGGGTATTTCCGCAATGGCCTCGGCGCAGCAGGCGTCATTGCGAGACGCCAGTGCTCAGGCGCAGCAAGAGCAGGCGGCGTTGCAGGACAAGATAGACGCCGCCGACGATGAAACGCGTGAATTACTGACGCGCTTGCGCGATGCCAGCCGCGAAGCCTCGCGTCTCGAGCGCTATAACGACGAACTTGCCCGCCGCAATCAGACGCAGCAGGCTTTGATCGAGAAGCGGCGTGAGGCCATCGATCAACTCTCGGTGACGCGCGAGGCCTTGCCGGGACAGCTGCGCGATATGGTGTCGCAATTGCGCACCCTGATCGAAGCCGACTTGCCTTTCTTGCGCGAGGAGCGCCTGGCGCGCGTCGAGAGTCTCGATGCGATGCTCGATGACAGCGAAATGAGTGCGGGTGACAAGCTCGATCGCGTGCTCTCCGCCTGGCGCACCGAGCTCGACTACGGCCGCGAGATGGACGCCTGGCAAGGGCCGTTGGTGGGCGATGACGACCGTCAGGTCGACTATCTCCGCGTGGGGCGTATTGGGCTTTATTACGCCACGCCGGACGGCCGCGCCGGTGGTGTCTGGCGTGCCGATGCCGAGGAATGGCAATCCCTCGAGGGCGACGCGCTCGATGAACTGCGCAAGGGGCTGCGTATTGCGCGCGATCAGCGGGCCCCGGCATTGCTCGATCTCCCGGTCTCGGTAGCGGTAGAGACCCAATCGGCCGATGACGCGAATTCTCCCGCCGATAACGAGGAGTCGTCATGA
- the xthA gene encoding exodeoxyribonuclease III, with the protein MRLVSFNINGIRARLHQLEALIEVHRPDIIGLQETKVQDSEFPREAVEALGYHVAFHGQKGHYGVALLTRQPPEAVHYGLPDDGEEAQRRLIGVRVSCDDGETMTVYNGYFPQGENIEHPTKFPNKRDFYARLTALLQERHTPSERLAVMGDFNISPADIDIGIGESNRKRWLREGKTSFQPVEREWLTRLADWGLSDCYRLRYPEVDDRFSWFDYRSRGFEREPKRGLRIDYIMVTPTLCERVEDAGIDYELRGIQRPSDHAPVWAQLAL; encoded by the coding sequence ATGCGCTTGGTCTCCTTCAACATCAACGGGATCCGTGCCCGCCTCCACCAATTGGAGGCTCTCATCGAGGTGCATCGTCCCGATATCATCGGTCTCCAGGAAACCAAGGTGCAGGACAGCGAGTTCCCGCGCGAGGCCGTCGAGGCGCTCGGCTATCACGTCGCTTTTCACGGCCAGAAAGGCCATTACGGCGTCGCGTTACTCACCCGACAGCCCCCCGAGGCCGTGCATTATGGCCTGCCCGACGATGGCGAAGAAGCCCAGCGACGCTTGATCGGCGTCCGCGTCAGCTGTGACGACGGCGAGACCATGACCGTGTACAACGGTTACTTCCCGCAGGGTGAAAATATCGAGCACCCCACCAAGTTTCCCAACAAACGCGATTTCTATGCCCGGCTCACGGCATTGCTGCAAGAGCGGCATACGCCCAGCGAACGGCTCGCGGTCATGGGCGACTTCAATATTTCGCCCGCCGATATCGACATCGGCATCGGCGAGTCCAATCGCAAGCGCTGGCTGCGCGAAGGCAAGACCAGCTTCCAGCCCGTCGAGCGTGAATGGCTCACGCGCCTCGCCGACTGGGGGCTGAGCGATTGCTACCGCCTGCGCTATCCCGAGGTCGACGATCGCTTCAGCTGGTTCGATTACCGTTCGCGGGGCTTCGAGCGCGAGCCCAAGCGCGGCTTGCGCATCGACTACATCATGGTCACCCCCACGCTGTGCGAGCGGGTGGAAGACGCAGGCATCGATTACGAACTACGCGGTATCCAACGTCCTTCGGATCACGCCCCGGTATGGGCACAGTTGGCTTTGTAA
- a CDS encoding energy transducer TonB, with product MRAIAGAVGGILMALGLFYLLALLVAPPEDNREPIEQPMSVSRVEAPEAQQASAPAAAAPDAPTPPAQTPPPPPPSPVPAAQSDSSLTLPEPEASAPPSPEVPEESLPELEEVEPTPEPEPEPAPEPEPDPEPQPDPQPDPEPAQETSPSDAASQGDSGETADTESSASGETSEQDAEQVGSPQPTERVPPEYPSRAQRRGIEGFVEVSFTIMPNGQVDRDSLHVTDADPRSMFERAALKAVADWRFPQSDQPREARQRLEFRLKR from the coding sequence ATGAGAGCGATCGCAGGCGCTGTAGGCGGCATCTTGATGGCGTTGGGGCTTTTCTACCTATTGGCCCTGCTGGTGGCGCCACCGGAAGATAATCGTGAGCCGATCGAGCAGCCGATGTCGGTGTCACGCGTCGAGGCGCCTGAGGCACAACAGGCGTCGGCACCGGCAGCGGCTGCACCGGATGCCCCGACACCACCGGCTCAAACGCCACCACCTCCGCCGCCTTCACCAGTGCCCGCGGCCCAGAGTGACAGTTCGCTGACGTTGCCCGAGCCGGAAGCGTCGGCACCGCCCTCGCCGGAGGTGCCGGAGGAATCGTTGCCCGAGCTCGAAGAAGTCGAGCCCACACCTGAGCCCGAACCCGAACCGGCGCCCGAACCGGAACCCGATCCCGAGCCGCAGCCTGACCCGCAGCCCGACCCTGAGCCTGCACAAGAAACGTCACCTTCGGATGCGGCGTCGCAAGGCGACAGCGGTGAGACCGCGGATACCGAATCCTCGGCGAGCGGTGAAACGAGCGAGCAGGACGCTGAACAAGTCGGCTCGCCGCAGCCGACCGAGCGCGTGCCGCCGGAATATCCGTCGCGGGCGCAGCGGCGTGGTATCGAGGGGTTCGTGGAGGTGAGTTTCACGATCATGCCCAATGGCCAGGTCGATCGCGATTCCTTGCACGTCACCGATGCCGATCCGCGTAGCATGTTCGAGCGTGCGGCGCTCAAGGCTGTCGCCGATTGGCGGTTTCCGCAAAGCGATCAGCCGCGTGAAGCGCGTCAGCGGCTAGAATTTCGTCTCAAGAGGTAA